A DNA window from Taeniopygia guttata chromosome 8, bTaeGut7.mat, whole genome shotgun sequence contains the following coding sequences:
- the ZNF281 gene encoding zinc finger protein 281, which yields MKLGSGFLGGGKRAAAMEPTFPPGMVMFNHRLPPVTSFARAAAPPAAAQHPPQCVLPPAAAAASSTAAGEPPAPPPPQDMTFKKEPVGAFPSAPSSQRSPWGFLQSLVSIKQEKPSEQEEEQQSQHHHHYGGLFGGAAEERAPGLGSGEGTGQSVIQDLSLLHHLHQHPHRDLLLTGRGEGAPGSAGEPKHDAQVKKAKRPKPETQGIKAKRKPSASSKPPLVGDGEGAVASPSQKPHVCEHCSAAFRSSYHLRRHVLIHTGERPFQCSQCSMGFIQKYLLQRHEKIHSREKPFGCDQCSMKFIQKYHMERHKRTHSGEKPYKCDTCQQYFSRTDRLLKHRRTCGEAIGKAGAGMEPGSSNSMGSLAALSQGNTSSSRRKSKTKNTSTENKGSKCSSKISESQVTSNVAMASYAVDIPIVSSSGGLVGTGVEELQKKVPKLVLKKTSRKQGDKNYLNFVSPLPDILGQKPLSGKQSGSLGLVANTGVESIGLLQSTGGKPGQISSNYDDAMQFSKKRRYLQTASSNSAFSLNVGHMTSQQSVIQSPGVSVMDNEAPLSLIDSASLNSEIKSCHDKSGIPDEVLQSLLDQYSHKSEGQKEDPFSITEQRVDLHTSGEHSDMVQEENLSPNSQTVSNDKASMLQEYSKYLQQAFERTTNSTGFAFGPSFQFVSLSSTLHNHTLFPDKQIYTTSPLECGFSQSVTSVLPTALPKPPFGMLLGSQPGFYLSALEASHQQLTPSQELDDLIDPQKNLETSSNYQSTSQKLTGQKEQKNLESSTSFQIPSQELTSQIDPQKDIEPRATYQIENFAQAFGSQFKSGSRVPMTFITNSNGEVDHRVRTSVSDFSGYTNMMSDVSEPCSTRVKTPTSQSYR from the coding sequence ATGAAACTCGGCAGCGGCTTCCTCGGCGGCGGCAAGAGGGCGGCGGCCATGGAGCCGACGTTCCCCCCCGGCATGGTGATGTTCAACCACCGCCTGCCCCCGGTCACCAGCTTCGCCCGGGCGGCCGCGCCCCCCGCGGCGGCCCAGCACCCCCCGCAGTGCGTGTTACctccggccgccgccgccgcttcctCCACGGCGGCGGGCGAGCCCCCGGCGCCTCCGCCCCCGCAGGACATGACTTTCAAGAAGGAGCCGGTGGGAGCTTTCCCCTCCGCGCCCTCCTCGCAGAGGAGCCCCTGGGGCTTTCTGCAGTCCCTGGTGAGCATCAAGCAAGAGAAGCCCAgcgagcaggaggaggagcagcagtcGCAGCACCATCACCACTACGGGGGGCTTTTCGGGGGAGCGGCGGAGGAGAGAGCCCCCGGCCTGGGCAGCGGCGAAGGAACCGGCCAGAGCGTGATCCAGGACCTCAGCCTTCTTCACCACCTGCACCAGCATCCCCACCGAGACCTGCTGCTGACTGGCAGAGGCGAGGGCGCTCCAGGGAGCGCGGGTGAGCCAAAGCACGACGCCCAGGTCAAGAAGGCAAAGAGGCCAAAGCCAGAAACTCAGGGAATCAAAGCCAAGCGGAAGCCGAGCGCTTCATCCAAACCCCCCCTGGTGGGAGATGGGGAAGGTGCCGTCGCGTCCCCCAGCCAGAAACCTCACGTCTGcgagcactgcagtgctgccttcagGAGCTCCTATCACTTGCGCAGGCATGTGCtcatccacaccggggagaggcctTTCCAGTGCAGCCAGTGCAGCATGGGCTTCATCCAGAAGTACTTGCTGCAGAGACATGAGAAGATCCACAGTAGGGAGAAGCCTTTCGGGTGTGACCAGTGTAGTATGAAGTTCATCCAGAAGTACCACATGGAAAGACACAAGAGGACGCATAGTGGAGAAAAGCCATACAAATGTGACACTTGTCAGCAGTATTTTTCAAGGACTGATAGACTGTTAAAGCACAGAAGAACATGTGGTGAAGCCATAGGTAAAGCAGGGGCTGGAATGGAGCCCGGATCATCAAATAGCATGGGTAGCTTGGCTGCATTGTCTCAGGGAAATACAAGTTCCTCAAggagaaaaagtaaaacaaaaaatacatcCACTGAAAACAAAGGAAGCAAGTGTAGCAGCAAAATCTCTGAATCTCAAGTTACAAGTAATGTGGCCATGGCGAGTTATGCAGTTGATATTCCTATTGTGTCTTCCAGTGGTGGTCTAGTTGGCACAGGCGTAGAAGAACTTCAGAAAAAGGTGCCAAAATTGGTCttgaaaaaaacaagcagaaaacaaggagACAAAAATTACCTTAATTTTGTATCACCACTGCCAGATATTTTGGGGCAAAAACCACTGTCTGGGAAACAGAGTGGCTCTCTAGGCCTAGTAGCCAATACCGGTGTAGAATCTATTGGCCTTCTCCAAAGTACAGGTGGTAAACCGGGTCAAATAAGTAGCAATTATGATGATGCCATGcagttttcaaagaaaagaagatactTACAAACTGCAAGCAGTAACAGTGCCTTTTCACTCAATGTCGGACACATGACTTCCCAGCAGTCCGTCATCCAGTCTCCAGGTGTTAGCGTTATGGATAATGAAGCTCCTTTATCTCTTATTGATTCAGCGTCTTTAAATAGTGAAATAAAGTCTTGCCACGACAAGTCTGGTATTCCTGATGAAGTCTTACAGAGCCTTTTGGACCAGTACTCTCACAAATCGGAAGGCCAGAAAGAAGATCCGTTCAGTATAACTGAACAGCGTGTGGACTTGCACACCTCAGGAGAACATTCAGACATGGTTCAGGAAGAAAACTTGAGCCCTAACTCTCAAACGGTTTCAAATGATAAGGCAAGCATGTTGCAAGAATACTCAAAATACCTCCAACAAGCCTTTGAACGAACAACCAACagcactggttttgcttttggaCCCAGTTTCCAGTTTGTTAGCTTGTCTTCAACTCTCCATAACCACACTCTGTTTCCAGACAAGCAGATATACACTACATCTCCCCTCGAGTGTGGCTTCAGCCAATCCGTTACCTCAGTATTGCCAACTGCGTTGCCAAAACCTCCATTTGGGATGTTGCTTGGCTCTCAGCCAGGCTTTTATTTGTCTGCTTTGGAGGCTTCGCATCAACAGTTGACTCCTTCTCAAGAGCTGGATGATCTCATCGATCCGCAGAAAAACTTAGAGACTTCGTCAAACTACCAGTCAACATCTCAGAAACTGACTGGccagaaggaacagaaaaacttaGAATCCTCAACGAGCTTTCAGATCCCATCTCAGGAGTTAACCAGCCAGATAGATCCTCAGAAGGACATAGAGCCTAGAGCAACCTACCAGATCGAGAACTTTGCACAAGCGTTTGGTTCTCAGTTCAAGTCGGGCAGCAGGGTGCCAATGACTTTTATCACTAACTCTAATGGAGAAGTGGACCATAGAGTAAGGACTTCAGTGTCAGATTTCTCAGGGTATACAAATATGATGTCTGATGTAAGTGAGCCATGTAGTACACGAGTAAAAACCCCAACCAGCCAGAGTTACAGGTAA